In Pirellulales bacterium, the sequence GGAAAATGCGCTGGGAACTTGTTACTCCAATGGGACGGGCGTCGGAAAAGACGATCAGGCCGCACTGCAATGGTTTATGAAAGCCGCCAATCAAAACAACGCCCAAGGCTGTCACAACGTCGCCAGCATGTACGAAAATGGCTCGGGCGTGAAGCAAGACCTGGACCAAGCGCTAACCTGGTACAAAAAGGCGCAGCAGTTAGGTGATGCAAATGCCGCCACACGCATTGCCGCAATCGAAGCAAGCCGCAAAACGGACGCGGCAACTCCCGATGCTGCAAATGCTGATTCCACCTCAAAACCAGATGCCTCGAAGGCCGCTCCCCAAACGCAATCGATTCAAGACCGCGTCAAAGCCGCGCAAGATGCTGTCAATAAAGCCAAGCAGGCGCTCGGTACAGGTTCCAAGTAAAACCTGACGCAGTGGTTTAGTCGCGCCCCCAGGCAGATTACCCACTAATTCGTAGCGCTTCTGAAGCTGCGGCAATGGTCGCGTCAATATCTGATTCGCTGTGCGCAGCCGAAACAAACAGCGCTTCGAACTGACTGCACGGCATGTACACGCCGCGCTCGATCAAACCCCAAAAATACCGGGCAAATCGCTTCGTATCGCAGCGGCTGGCTGTCGGCCAATCGGTCACGGGCTCGGCGCTGAAGAACAGCGTCAGCATGCTGCCGACGCGCGCCACGGTGTGCGGCACTTGGGCGGCGGCTGCAGCTTCGTGCAAGCCTTTCGCCAATCGGGCCGAAAGTTGTTCCAGCCGTGGGTATGGATTGGTGTCGCGCAGCGTTTTCAACATGGCAATGCCCGCCGCTGTCGCTAACGGATTGCCGCTCAGCGTCCCGGCCTGAAATACTTTGCCCGCCGGCAGCACGTGATCCATGATGTCCGCACGGCCCCCATAAGCGCCGACGGGTAGACCGCCGCCGACAATTTTCCCCAGCGTCGTCAAGTCGGGCCGAATGCCAAACAGCGATTGCGCGCCGCCGTAAGCCACACGGAAGCCGGTCATCACTTCGTCAAAAACGAGCAGCGCCCCGTGCCGCTGCGTCAGTTCCCGCAGCGTGTGCAAAAATCCGTCGGCCGGCACAACCACGCCCATGTTGCCGACCACCGGTTCCACAATCACGCCGGCAATTTTAGGTCCATGCTGCTTGAACGCCGCTTCCAACCCCGGCACGTCGTTATATTGCAACAGCAGCGTGTCCTTTGCCGTGCCGGCCGTCACCCCCGGCGAGTTCGGCACGCCCAGCGTTGCCGCGCTGCTCCCCGCCGCCACCAGCAAACTATCGACGTGCCCATGATAATTCCCGGCGAACTTCACAATCACATCACGCCCGG encodes:
- the hemL gene encoding glutamate-1-semialdehyde 2,1-aminomutase, which encodes MPRDKSHTAFERAKQLMPGGVNSPARAFGGVGGEPIFFHEGRGAYLYDIDGNRYIDYVGSWGPLILGHSHPAVQRAILDTTLRGTSFGAPTEAESELCELIIAAVPSVEKVRLVNSGTEATMSAIRLARGFTGRDVIVKFAGNYHGHVDSLLVAAGSSAATLGVPNSPGVTAGTAKDTLLLQYNDVPGLEAAFKQHGPKIAGVIVEPVVGNMGVVVPADGFLHTLRELTQRHGALLVFDEVMTGFRVAYGGAQSLFGIRPDLTTLGKIVGGGLPVGAYGGRADIMDHVLPAGKVFQAGTLSGNPLATAAGIAMLKTLRDTNPYPRLEQLSARLAKGLHEAAAAAQVPHTVARVGSMLTLFFSAEPVTDWPTASRCDTKRFARYFWGLIERGVYMPCSQFEALFVSAAHSESDIDATIAAASEALRISG